Proteins from a genomic interval of Candidatus Aquicultor sp.:
- a CDS encoding PBP1A family penicillin-binding protein produces MSRYTQKKRSKRKARNRIKLQIAASLLVFSILTVLALSFSGLMAVGTVLSNLPKLDDQEVHQNWQTTKIYAADGTLLTSLYYEQDRVVVPLAKISPHLQHAVIAIEDERFYKHKGYDPQAIGRALMTDIEQGRYVEGASTITQQYIKNTIVTREKTFDRKLKEAALAAQLEQKFSKNEILDKYLNTIYFGHSWYGVETASWNFFGKRASDLTLPEAALLAAMIKSPNNFSPYTHPDLAKERRDLVVAHMLQQKYISAVEAAQAVGTPIKVRPIMKAVSIAPYFVEYVKQELLKKYDENVVFKGGLRVYTTIDLKTQKMAEDAAWSALNRTGDPSAAIVAIDPKIGFIRAMVGGRDFNKSKYNLALSNNRQPGSSFKTFVFAAAIENGISPSDTYDSSPCKIDVPGSVPWEVNNYTEGSGYGPMTLREALVKSVNVVFAHLIMDVGPQKVVDLAKKMGITSNINANPAIALGGFAHGPSVLEMANAYATLANGGKHLPPVAITKVTDSQAKLIEQYQPKPEQVISETTAYLVTNVLQDVVRYGTGTRAGISHACAGKTGTATEYRDAWFCGFTPDLAAAVWVGYPQGQIPMMNVHGIRVAGGTFPAQIWGQFMGNATRGTPYTDFPHPKNGIKEVRVCTQTGLLANTFCPDVEYRPFLRSKAPREKCKVHVAPGITEIPNVVGMRQPDAIKALTDAHFGYSIVKQVDNEASKGVVISQIPGAGQRARQNAVIQLILSTGKSINLSSPTTQQ; encoded by the coding sequence ATGTCGAGATACACGCAGAAAAAACGATCAAAGCGTAAAGCGCGAAATAGAATAAAACTCCAGATCGCCGCTTCGCTACTTGTGTTTAGCATACTAACAGTGCTGGCGCTGTCGTTTAGCGGGCTTATGGCGGTCGGCACCGTCCTGAGCAATTTGCCCAAACTCGACGATCAAGAAGTTCACCAGAACTGGCAGACGACAAAAATTTATGCGGCCGATGGTACGCTCCTCACCAGTCTTTACTACGAGCAAGACCGCGTAGTCGTTCCGCTTGCTAAAATATCTCCTCACCTGCAACATGCAGTCATCGCGATTGAAGACGAGCGTTTCTATAAACACAAGGGATACGACCCGCAGGCAATCGGCCGCGCACTCATGACCGATATCGAACAAGGCCGGTATGTTGAAGGTGCCAGCACGATTACCCAGCAATACATCAAGAACACCATCGTTACCCGCGAGAAAACATTTGACCGCAAATTAAAAGAGGCGGCGCTGGCCGCGCAGCTTGAACAGAAGTTTTCAAAGAACGAAATCCTGGATAAGTACCTCAATACCATCTATTTTGGTCACAGCTGGTATGGAGTGGAAACTGCTTCGTGGAACTTTTTCGGCAAGAGGGCAAGCGACTTAACGCTGCCCGAGGCCGCGCTGCTTGCGGCAATGATTAAGTCGCCGAATAACTTCTCTCCGTATACGCATCCCGATCTGGCTAAGGAGCGCCGCGACCTCGTCGTCGCGCATATGCTTCAGCAAAAGTATATTTCTGCAGTGGAAGCGGCCCAGGCGGTTGGAACACCGATTAAAGTACGTCCAATCATGAAAGCGGTTTCCATTGCGCCGTATTTTGTTGAGTACGTCAAGCAAGAGCTGCTTAAGAAATATGATGAGAATGTTGTGTTCAAAGGTGGGCTTCGAGTTTACACAACAATTGATTTGAAGACACAAAAAATGGCCGAGGATGCTGCATGGTCGGCGCTCAATCGCACGGGTGACCCATCGGCGGCGATTGTCGCAATCGATCCAAAGATCGGTTTTATCCGCGCTATGGTGGGTGGACGCGACTTCAACAAGAGCAAATATAACCTGGCGCTTAGTAATAACCGCCAGCCGGGATCATCCTTTAAGACGTTCGTCTTTGCGGCAGCTATAGAAAACGGGATATCACCATCCGATACATATGACTCGTCGCCCTGTAAAATCGATGTGCCAGGAAGCGTACCGTGGGAAGTCAATAACTATACCGAGGGTAGTGGCTACGGGCCAATGACGCTTCGTGAGGCGCTCGTCAAATCAGTAAACGTTGTGTTCGCACACTTGATTATGGATGTGGGGCCGCAAAAGGTTGTCGATCTAGCAAAGAAGATGGGTATAACGAGTAATATCAACGCCAACCCCGCGATCGCACTTGGGGGATTCGCTCACGGCCCGAGTGTTCTTGAGATGGCAAACGCGTACGCGACGCTGGCAAACGGTGGTAAGCACCTTCCCCCGGTCGCCATTACAAAAGTAACCGACTCACAGGCAAAGCTGATCGAACAATACCAACCGAAGCCCGAGCAGGTTATTAGCGAAACTACCGCTTACCTCGTCACCAATGTTCTACAAGATGTTGTCCGCTACGGTACGGGTACGCGAGCCGGGATAAGCCATGCGTGCGCCGGCAAGACCGGAACCGCAACCGAATACCGTGATGCCTGGTTCTGCGGCTTTACACCCGATCTGGCCGCCGCGGTCTGGGTTGGCTACCCGCAGGGCCAGATTCCGATGATGAACGTTCATGGGATACGCGTAGCCGGCGGTACCTTCCCGGCACAGATTTGGGGCCAGTTTATGGGTAACGCTACGCGCGGTACGCCGTATACTGATTTTCCTCATCCGAAAAACGGCATAAAAGAAGTTCGCGTCTGCACACAAACGGGATTGCTGGCGAACACATTTTGTCCTGATGTCGAATACCGGCCGTTCTTACGCTCCAAAGCTCCGCGCGAGAAGTGCAAGGTACATGTCGCGCCAGGGATTACCGAGATACCAAATGTTGTGGGGATGCGTCAGCCAGACGCGATCAAAGCACTGACTGACGCTCATTTCGGTTACAGTATTGTGAAACAGGTGGACAATGAGGCATCAAAAGGTGTCGTTATATCTCAGATTCCCGGTGCCGGGCAGCGGGCACGGCAAAACGCCGTCATCCAGCTTATTCTCAGCACGGGCAAGAGTATAAATCTCAGCAGCCCGACGACGCAACAATAA
- the tyrS gene encoding tyrosine--tRNA ligase, whose amino-acid sequence MRSPEEQLFILQDGTEEIIPLEEFKQKLERSVKEGKPLLIKYGVDPTAPDLHLGHAVPLRKLRQFQDLGHTVQLLIGDYTARVGDPTERSTTRPQLPGEVIEANAKTYTEQAFKILERDRTIIDYNGRWFSKMPFETVLKITAQFTVARMLERDDFAKRFAAQVPISLHEFLYPVMQGYDSVELKCDVEMGGTDQKFNMLAGRDLQRWAGQEPQVVFTMPILEGTDGVIRMSKSKGNYIGLTEPPEEQFGKIMSIPDTIMIRYYRLATNVPKEEIDEIEAGLENGAFHPNQVKRRLAKEIISIYHSPEVAEEAEKVFDAKFKKIEGASAAERLEAIGAEIPEIEITPDILTNDERIWIVKLITLAEFAKTNGEARRLIEGGAVKYNDKPITDAGLEVVPKTGDIMQVGKRRIGRIKVYSAG is encoded by the coding sequence ATGAGATCGCCTGAGGAGCAATTATTTATATTACAAGACGGGACCGAGGAGATAATTCCTCTCGAAGAGTTCAAACAAAAGCTTGAACGATCGGTCAAGGAGGGCAAGCCGCTGCTTATTAAATACGGCGTTGACCCAACGGCGCCCGATCTTCATCTCGGGCATGCCGTGCCGCTGAGGAAGCTCCGCCAGTTCCAGGATTTAGGCCACACCGTGCAGCTTCTAATAGGCGACTATACCGCGCGTGTCGGCGACCCGACCGAGCGCTCCACAACACGCCCCCAGCTGCCCGGTGAGGTCATCGAGGCAAACGCGAAAACCTATACAGAGCAAGCGTTTAAAATTCTCGAGCGCGACCGCACTATAATCGATTACAATGGCCGCTGGTTTTCAAAAATGCCGTTTGAGACGGTTCTGAAAATAACCGCGCAGTTTACTGTCGCGCGTATGCTCGAGCGCGACGATTTTGCCAAGCGTTTTGCGGCCCAGGTGCCGATTAGCTTGCACGAGTTTCTCTATCCGGTTATGCAGGGCTATGACTCAGTTGAGCTTAAATGCGATGTCGAGATGGGCGGAACCGACCAGAAATTCAACATGCTGGCCGGCCGAGACCTACAGCGTTGGGCGGGCCAGGAACCGCAGGTCGTCTTCACAATGCCGATTCTTGAAGGAACTGACGGAGTTATCCGCATGAGCAAATCGAAAGGCAACTATATCGGCCTTACCGAGCCACCCGAAGAGCAATTCGGCAAGATCATGTCGATCCCCGACACTATAATGATCAGGTACTACCGCCTCGCGACAAACGTTCCGAAAGAGGAAATCGACGAGATTGAAGCCGGTCTAGAAAACGGCGCATTTCACCCGAATCAGGTAAAACGCCGGCTGGCAAAAGAAATCATCTCTATATATCATTCACCCGAGGTCGCCGAAGAAGCCGAGAAAGTCTTCGACGCCAAATTCAAAAAGATAGAGGGCGCATCAGCCGCCGAGCGGCTCGAGGCAATCGGCGCCGAGATTCCCGAGATCGAAATTACGCCGGATATACTGACCAACGACGAGCGCATCTGGATCGTTAAGCTCATCACCCTCGCCGAATTTGCCAAGACCAACGGCGAAGCCCGTCGCCTTATCGAGGGCGGTGCGGTCAAATATAACGATAAGCCGATCACGGATGCGGGCCTGGAAGTTGTGCCAAAAACTGGTGATATCATGCAGGTAGGCAAACGCCGTATCGGGCGCATAAAAGTGTACAGCGCCGGCTAG